The genomic region CCTGACCGGTGTAGTAGGAAGGCATATCGGTCTCACCTGGCAGGCCATTGCCTGAGGAGATGTACAGTTCGGTGCCACGCAGCTTGTCAGAGTTCATCAAAGCATCGTTGTAGCGGTTCTTTTGAGAACCCATTGGGCCCCACATCTGCTCTGGCTCGCCGCCACCACGGTTTACAGTCAAACGCAGTGCCTCATACTCAAATGGCGCAGCGGTTGCTGCACAGCCTGCGAAAGAGCCGACTGCGTCATAAAAGCCTGGGTTGTGCTGAGCAAAGAGCAAGGACGAAGTAGCAGACATGGACATACCAGCTACCGCGCGCTTGTTATTGGCATTTAGGTGCGCTTCGAGTGGGCCAGGAAGCTCCTTGGTCAAGAAGGTCTCCCACTTTTGTGGGCCCTTCAAGTAGCTCTGGTTCGGGCTGACATCCCAGTCGGTGTAGTAGGAGAACGCACCGGCCTGTGGGACAACAACGTTGACATCCTTGTCAGCGTAGAACTCTACTGCTTCGGACTGGTTCAACCAGTCCGTGTCCTGCTCCGCACTACCTGCACCGTTGAGCAAGTAGATGGTAGGGCGATCAGGGTTTTGTGCCTTGATAACAGCAAGCGGGACAGCGCGGCCATCCATAGCAGGGGAGGTAGCTTCCAGCTTCAGTACGCGATCATCATCGGCGTACTTTTGGTACCACTTTTGGCCTTCAATTTCCTCGGTCGGCGTCAATTCGCGGACCTCAGAAAGCTGGGTATCTCCAGCAACCTGTGCAGGGGTTAATTCTGCTGCCGATGCTGCTGGTACAGCCAGCATGGCGCCTGCGACGGCAACGGTCGCGGCAAGTGATTTCATGCGTTTCATATTCTAAATTTTTCCGTTCTGTGTGATTCGGGAAAGGAAGCTGAGGTTAATTGTCTGATAGATCGAGGCCGCGCGCAAAAGTTGGCCACGACTCTGATAGATCCTTGCGCCACCCGGGCCACGAGTGGGTACCGGTGGGACGGAAATTCCAGTCCGCGGAAACACCCAAAGAATCCATCTTTGCCTTCAAATCATGGGTACAGGAATTGGCAGCTGCCTCAATGATTCCGCCTTCGATGATAAGCGTCGAAGAGCCCTGCGCCGCAGCTGACAGGCCTAAGTCTGCAATCTTCGACGATCCCATATCGGTCATGCCCGGCAGGCCAGAGTTTGACGAGACGTACACCGCGGAGCCCCGCAGATTTTCTGCGTTGACCAGTCCATCGTTGTACACGTTGTACTCGCCACCTTGCGGACCCCACATTTGCGTGGTATCGCCGCCACCGCGGTTGACGGTGAGATTGGCAAATAGGTTAGGAAATGGCCGTGATGTTGCAGCACACCCAGAAAATGACCCGACCGCGTCATAGAAACCTGGATTGTGCTCGGCAAGCACCAGCGCGGACGTTGCCGACATGGACATGCCCGCGATGGCACGCTTGCCATTGCCATTAATCGCGGATTCCAAGGCCTGTGGCAGCTCCTTGGTCAAGAAGGTTTCCCACTTGATGTTTTCCTGCCAGAGGTAATTGTTTTCTGGCGACTCCACCCAGTCGGTGTAATAGGAGAAAGCACCAGCCTGTGGGATAACGACGTTCACGCCTTTATCCTGGTAGAACTCGATGATGTTTTCTTCATCTTTCAAGTCCGAATAGGTCGTGGCAGTAATCCAGTCCATGCCCTGCTCGGCGCCACCAGCGCCATTGAGCATGTAGACGGTTGGACGTGCTTCATCAAACGTTCCATCCGGGGTAATCACCGCCAATGGAACTTCAAAGTCCATCGATGGGGAATAAGCATTAAACCCCTTGACACGCTCGAGCCAGTCCTTTGCACCGTCAGCGTTTTCATGGGTGTACACGCGGTGCATCCAGGTTTCCTGAAGCGGAACTTTCTTGCCCGCATCCCGGTAACCTTCCATCTTCTCTTCGATATCTAATCCAGAGATGACAGCCTGGCCTTGGGACGCTTCTACATCGAAAGTTTGCGGAGATTCGGTCTCCGAAGGCTCCTGCTCATCGAAAAGCTCGCCTTCGGCAGCATCGTCCGCGAATTCTTGCAGGGCATCAACCGCCGCTGCATCATCACCGTCAGTGGCGATGTAATCGCGGTCCTCATCTTGGATCGGCGCATCAGCGGCATCAAGCTCCGCAGTGCGCTCAGTGACATTCTGGCCATCTTGCGCGATAGCCGGCAGAGCAAACACGCCTGCAGACAGCGTCAAAGCCGCCGTCACAGCAGTTACATTGCGCAAAAGTTTCATAAACCAATGCTTCCTCGTGAATGGATGCTGACACCAAGGCACGGCGTCGAAAAGACGCCAAGTCTTTCGTATCAGAAGCCAGAAAACAATTATGAGCGAGATAATAATCCGCTGCTTAGCTATCGCCAGATGCCAGACTTTCGTTAGCAGAACTTAAGTTCCAACAGCTCAGAGTGGCCATCAAGTCCCGCTGAGCGGAGTTTCCTTAAAAGTTTTCTAAAGCAACCTGCAAAGCAGCTATTAATCATCGAACGGGCACAGCTTATCAGTAGTTCCGCCAGATTGCTGGTACTGGAGTGACAAATATGTCATAATCTTTTTCAAGCACCTTGCAGTGCGTAGGTTGAATATAGAAGAAAACTAGTCCGTCTACCTAGGCTTATAGCAATGATGCGGCTTGGGTGAGAGCGGGGCGCAGCCGGTAGTGATTGCCTGGCATTTTTCTGTATTGAACGTGCGATGCTGGCGACAAGGGCTTTGTCGTGCAGTTGGTAACAACCCGGACATCTCGACCGTTAGTAGTAGATGTCAGCGCGAAAACTTGTAGTCCGGTGTGAATCTGGCAGCCAGCTGAAACCTGAGATAGGTTACATCCGGTAAGAGAACTCGCCCCGTTATGTCCAAATCACATGAAAGAGCAGCACAATGAACTTTATTGATACCTTGATCGTCGCCTTTACCACCGCAATCGGCCCATTTGTGCACATGGGTTCCGCTGCATCTTCTAACCTCGCGCTTCTTTTCGGCTGGATCTAAGTCTGCGCCTTCATTTGAAGTACCCGAGGTAGCGACCTACCTCATTTTGGGGCTATCAGTGCCCACTTACCACCCAGCATTGCTGGGTGGTTTTGGGGTTTTGCCCCTTTTACATTCACAATGCGCTGTCGAAACGGGATTTGTGCGCGAATAAGTGATCCCGATGCAGACATTTGGGTACCGATTTAAGTACCCTAGTAGGCGTGACTAATGAACATTATGACGTAGTAGTAATCGGTGCGGGCCCTGGTGGCTACGTGTCCGCCATTCGTGCAGCACAGCTGGGCAAGAAAGTCGCAGTTGTAGAAAAGCAGTACTGGGGTGGTGTTTGCTTGAACGTGGGCTGTATTCCATCCAAGGCACTGCTTAAGAACGCTGAGGTGGCATACACCTTCAACCATGAGGCCAAGGACTTTGGTATCTCCGGTGATGTGAGCTTTGACTTCGGTGCAGCGCACAAGCGCTCCCGCAAGGTCTCCGAGGGGATCGTCAAGGGCGTTCACTACCTGATGAAGAAGAACAAGATTACCGAGATCGACGGTCTGGGAACTTTCAAGGACGCAAAGACCCTCGAAATTACTGAAGGCAATGATCAGGGTAAGACCATTACCTTTGACAACGCCATCATTGCTACCGGCTCGGTAGTGCGCTCCCTGCCTGGCGTGGAAATCGGTGGCAACATCGTTTCTTACGAAGAGCAGATTCTCGATGGGGAAGCGCCAAATTCCATGGTTATCGTCGGCGCTGGCGCCATCGGCATGGAGTTTGCTTATGTCTTGGCTAACTACGGTGTGGACGTCACCATCGTGGAGTTCATGGACCGCGTTCTTCCGAATGAGGATAAGGCTG from Corynebacterium ammoniagenes DSM 20306 harbors:
- a CDS encoding alpha/beta hydrolase, producing the protein MKRMKSLAATVAVAGAMLAVPAASAAELTPAQVAGDTQLSEVRELTPTEEIEGQKWYQKYADDDRVLKLEATSPAMDGRAVPLAVIKAQNPDRPTIYLLNGAGSAEQDTDWLNQSEAVEFYADKDVNVVVPQAGAFSYYTDWDVSPNQSYLKGPQKWETFLTKELPGPLEAHLNANNKRAVAGMSMSATSSLLFAQHNPGFYDAVGSFAGCAATAAPFEYEALRLTVNRGGGEPEQMWGPMGSQKNRYNDALMNSDKLRGTELYISSGNGLPGETDMPSYYTGQGVNPAAASVGAATLQIEGGVIEAAVNHCTHNLEAKLKSQNIPATYNFRDTGTHSWPGWREDLEKSWPVFEKALF
- a CDS encoding alpha/beta hydrolase — encoded protein: MKLLRNVTAVTAALTLSAGVFALPAIAQDGQNVTERTAELDAADAPIQDEDRDYIATDGDDAAAVDALQEFADDAAEGELFDEQEPSETESPQTFDVEASQGQAVISGLDIEEKMEGYRDAGKKVPLQETWMHRVYTHENADGAKDWLERVKGFNAYSPSMDFEVPLAVITPDGTFDEARPTVYMLNGAGGAEQGMDWITATTYSDLKDEENIIEFYQDKGVNVVIPQAGAFSYYTDWVESPENNYLWQENIKWETFLTKELPQALESAINGNGKRAIAGMSMSATSALVLAEHNPGFYDAVGSFSGCAATSRPFPNLFANLTVNRGGGDTTQMWGPQGGEYNVYNDGLVNAENLRGSAVYVSSNSGLPGMTDMGSSKIADLGLSAAAQGSSTLIIEGGIIEAAANSCTHDLKAKMDSLGVSADWNFRPTGTHSWPGWRKDLSESWPTFARGLDLSDN